The Diceros bicornis minor isolate mBicDic1 chromosome 14, mDicBic1.mat.cur, whole genome shotgun sequence genome segment CCTTGTATGGCTGCCACCTGCTCTGTCCCTCTGCTGGCCCATGCCCACCCTCACCACCCTCCAACCTCTGCATTCTGCCTTCTTGACAATCTTTTGGTCTTGGGTCTTCAGGGTGCTCCAGGAGCCCGTGGATCTGCAGGTGCGAGTTTGCATAGGGTACGGGTAGAAGCCAGCGGGACACATGTACTCCAGTGCCTGGCCCTCCTTGAGAAGCCGGAAGGAGCCGCCTTTGATCTCTACTCCCTCCAGAGAGCAGGAGTCTTGGGGTTCGGCCACAGGCAATGGTGTCGTGCTCACATCTAAAGAAAAAGGCTGATGAAACCTAGCCTCACAAGGCCAAGGAGGGATGCCAGGGGCAGAAGGAGGGGGACAGTGACTCTCACTTACCTCCAAACAAGAGGCCCAGGACCAAGGGTACCAAGCAGAATTGGGGGCTGAGATTGCTCCCCATGGCGATGGAAGGCAGGAGAGAAGCTGGGACTGGGGGCAGGATGGCCTATCCCGCTTGCACTGCGTGTCTGCTTGGCTCAGTGTCCAAGCTGAAACTCCACACCCAGGCCTGCTTGCactcccttcccctgccccccacAACCTCTAGCCTTTTATGCAATCTGTATTCTGGCACCTGCAGCTCACCCCACCCGCCCTACCCACATCACTTTCCGGAATGTCCAAGCGGGAGGGCCCCCACTGAGCCACCAGTCAAGGAAATAGAAACTGCACAAGCCCCACCCTTTGCTGCCCAGGGTCCGGGACTCTCCCCTTCAACACCTCCTCTCAGCCCCAGTTCCCCCCCAATAAGCCCAGACCGCCCTCTTAGTGACCAGAAATAAGGCCCCAGCTCGCTCCTCTGTTGACTCGGTTATGGAGCAGAGTCCAGCCACTGTTTGTCCAGCAGGGTCTCTGACCTGCCTTCctgcagttcctggaatcattccggccttcccctcccctgaaggcaGCCCCCAGGCAGAGGCACGGACAGATGTGGAAATCactgatttttattaatttcataaCTGGGAAATTCCATGTGAAAGTGAAAGGAGAGTGAGCCAAGTAAAGCAGAGGGTGGGATGGGCACTGGCAGGAGCCCTGGGGATTCCCCAGCTCAAATATGCTGCTTCGGGATCCTGGAGGCTGGGGTTTACTGAGAGTTGGGAGTGAGAATAGGGCATGGGGTCTGAGGGTGGAAGTTCAGAGGTAGGAGATGGGAGAGATGGCAGATGCTGGCAGGACCGCAAAAGGGTTGTGGCCATGATTAGAGGGGCAAAAAGTTCAGTACGCCTTCCAGGTGCTGCCTGAGCCAGGGCTGCAGGCGGAAGAGATTGATGTGGAAATCTCTTGGCGGTGGGACCCTGCCAGGGGGGGCCCTTTTGCGGGCTTTTTTATCGGTGCTGCCGCAGGGGTTGTAGAGACCCCAGCTCACCAGGCCCacctggaagaaagagagaatggggtgggaggctgccacagccccagctccaaGCCCTAACCTCCCTGGTTCCTTCAAAGTCCTCCCTCATCCCTCTACAAGGCCAAAATCCTGTAACCCCCATCTCGCGAGCTTCTCTCTTCTCGCCTCACCTGAAAAAACCTGAATCTCCGCTCGAGGAAAACTGCTCCCCCAGATTCTCCTGCCAGAAAGGAGAGACAAAAGACTGTCATCCTGACTCTCGCCCTGCTCCCCTGTCATCCAGGCAGTGCACCGGTGTCCTGGTGTGCATGCTGGCCATGGGACATGGATAGCCATCCCCTCAAGAATCCAGGCTCTGGGATGGGGTGTGGGTGAGAGGGGCTCACCCTTGCAGGGATTGTCATCCTTCTCGGTCCCACTGCATAGGAACTGGTCTGTCACCACCTCTCCAACATCTGTCAGGTTGGGGAATGTGGTCTTGTCTTGGGAGACGACCTTGATACAGTTTGCCCACTGCAGTAGGGGTGGAACAGGAGAGAAGGATGGAATGAGAAAGCCCAGGGGATACCTGGTGTGCAGCTaggcctgggaggaggggcaACTCGGGGTGACGTGGAGAACACAGCCAGagctagaagaggaagagagatgttCTGGGAACTGCCACAGGGGAATCCCATCCCCCACCGCGTCCCGGACCTGAGACCCTCACCTCTGTCCCTGTCTTAAGGTTAATGTTCAGTCTGCTCCCATTCAAGGCCACAAAATGAGCAGGAATGCTCTGTTGGTTCAGAAGTTCAAGCTCTGCAGTCAAAGAGAAGGGGATGTGGTGCTGGTCCCTTTATCCAGACTCTAGACTTGGGGATGGCAGCACAGCCCATGTCATCACCCCCAAGTCGTGGTCCCAGCTCCTCATGCACCCGAAGCCCCAGCACTCACCGTGGGTTTGGCAGCTGCTACCTGGCGGTCTCCGCAGAGCCAGGTTGGCCCCCACTGTACAGGGAAGGCAGATGGGCCTGGAAAGAAGGGCAAGGGTCACACAGGCCTGTCTTCAGTGACCCCTCTTCCGGAGCTCCGCAGAGCACTCTCCCCTGGAGGGCGCCCTCCCATCCCAGACTCCAGCACCTGGCATGAGTGGACATCTCCACTTTCTTGGCCAGCTTCAGCAGGGCGATGTCATCCCCATAGAACTCTGGAATTCCCTGATTCTTCTTGGCATAGACATCGAACCCCGAGGAGATCACTGCCTTCTCAATCTCAAAGTCTTTGCCCCACTTGGAGTTGGGATCCCCTGGGAACAATATGGCGGATTAGGCTGGGCCAGGGTTCCTGAAGAGGCCAGATGCTAGGGACAAGGGTTGGGAGCTCTGGCCATGGAGTCGGGAACCTGGTGCGGGCCCTGTCTTACCCACATTGACCCTCCACAGAGTACGGTCCTCAGCTTGGCGGAAGCAGTGAGCAGCTGTCAGGACCCACTGGTCAGAGATGAGGGCCCCCCGGCAGGTCTCCTGGCTCTTGGGCTGCAGGGGGACAGGTAATCTTCAGGGACTGCTGTGTCTCTGGCCCATGGCTGCTTTCACCTCTGGATCCAAGCCCCATCCCTGCTTCCTCATACCTTAATAGTGACATGCCAGGGTGTCCTCTCCTGGGCGGAAGCATTGGCTGACATGTTCCCCACCCCACAGATAGTGTCTGTGAGCCGAGAGACATCTGTGGGTGTGAGGAGCAGATGCAGAAGGAGGCAGGTGAGGAACACTGTGAGCAGGTTCCCAACCTGGACCCCTGGCTGCTCCTCACTGCCCACCCCATTCCAGAGAGGGCAAAGCTCACTCACCCAGCATGTGCTCAAAGACCTGGCTCAGAGCCTCTGCATCCTGCAGAATGAACGCATGCCTCTCGCCATCCTTCTTGGACCCCAGCTCGTTCAATTCTCTCCAGTCCACATCCAGGTTGCCCACCCCAATGGCATAGATGTCTGATGGAGAGAGGGAAATCACCAGAATCTCAGGGCTGACAGGCTACCCCATGAAACAGGAGACTGTAAGTCGGAACACTTTGTGTCCTACAGAGCCCTACATGAACTggacccccaccccctgctacCTATCTGATCTCATTTCCTACCACTTCTTGCCCTTCACTCTCTTCCAGTCACATAGCCTCCTTGAAGTTCCTCAAATTTGCAGGCACACTCCCACCTCAGGCCCTTTGCATGAGCTGCACCTCTGCCTGGTTCACTCTTCCCTCCGACTTCCCACATGGCTCACTTTCTTACCTTTTTAAGTCTTGACTCAAATGTCACCATCTCAGCAAGGCCTTCCCTCGCCTCCTTGTCTAAAACTGCAGTGCCCCAGACACTTCCATTCCCTCCCTGCTTCATTTTATACCTTAGCACATGTCACTGTCTACTGTGCCATATGGTTTCcttatttatcttgtttaatGCCTATAAAATGTGTCCCCCAAAaggatatgttcaagtcctaacacctggtacctgtgaatgtgaccttatttggaaatagggtcttttcaGATGTAATAAAGTTAAgacgaggtcatactggattagggtagaCCCTAATCTGATGcttggtgtccttataagtagAAGGGAAtcggacacagacacacagagagaccatGTGACGACACAGAGATATACTCAGTGAAGAAGGTGATGTGAATacagaggcagagacacagcAGTCCCTGAGTCAACCTGCTACAAGCCAAGAAAAGCCTGGGACcaccagaggctggaagaggcaaggaaggattcttccctagagcctccagagggagcatggccatgctgataccttgattttggacttctggcctcctgaacgtgagaaaataaatttctgttgctttaagccacccaTGTTTGTATAACTTGttgcagcagccctaggaaataatATGTTGCCCCCTCCAGAATGACATCACTATGCAAGGAGGTATTTTTGTCTCTTCTATTCACAGTTGTATCCTTAGAACGGTGTCCTTTCCTGGGCCAGgcacttacttacttacttacttacttacttacttacttacttacttatttatttatgaggaagattggccctgagctaactcttgttgccaatcttcctttttttgcttgaggaaggttgtccctcagctaacatccgtgccaatccccctctattttgtatgtgggttgccaccaagcatggcctgatgagtggtgtaggtctgcgtcagggatctgaacctgtgaacctgggctgctgaatcaGAGTGCACCAgacttacccactacaccactgggccggcccacagTAAGTACTTTAAATaactaaatgaataaaaagaactCATGAATGTAGCATGGAGGCAGAACTTCGGATctggtcttcctctgcaaaaatgTAGGCTCTGGGGGAGGGGTCTGGAGCCATCTCTTCCCACTGGAGAACCTGGGCCCACACAACCATCTGTGCCCAGCCTCTGAGCTAGCGTGGGTGCCAGGGGTGCCCATGGAGTCCAGTCTTCTCCCACTCTTGGCACCCCTCATGGCCCTTTTTTTGCTCCCAGAGGGCGCTATGTTGTGTGTAAGGAGCGAGGTGCTCAGATAGACTGAGAGAGAAGCCTTCCCTCAGGAAGCAATCTAGCACTGGCCGAGGCCGAAGCAATTCGGTGGGAGCTGGACAAATACCCTGCCCCGCGTGTTCTCTTTGACTCTTTCTCTTTAGTTCCTGCTTCttttcaataaagtgtttttcagCATTTCACCCCGGCCTAGTGATGCTAAGGAGTTAGGGTTTTGCCTTCCTTAGGCCAGAGTTTTAAAGAGGAATCTGCTCACCCCTGAGGGGGAGGTGGGATGGGGCAGCATGAACAGAACAGTGAAGACCCAGCGCAAAGTGAAACTTAGGGCTTGAAACCAACTGCCcccccagcccggtggcacagaggttaagttcgcgcgttccgctttggcggcccagcgttcgccggttcggatcctgggcatggacctactcaccactcatcaagccatgctgaggcggcatctcacatagaagagctacaacgctacaactatgctacacaactatgtactggagctttggggagaaaaaggaaaaaagaggaagattggcaacagatgttagcgcggggccaatcttcctcaaaataacaaACACACAAACCAACTGCCCCCTCTTATCTGAAGCACTTCTCTCCAAAATTCTTTTCTGGTCAAAGATCAGCACAATTTGTGTTTAGTCTGAACCTGAGGAATTGTTCTGTTAGAGGTGCAAGTGCCAAAGCCTTACTTAGTTACCTGTACTGCTAAAAGAGGAAATGCCAGGGCCAGTCCCTACAAGGAAGCCAggcctttttttccccagagaggTTTGTGGAATATAAGATGGTGGATAACGATGaccatgatgatgatggtggccgCTAACATACACTGTGTTTCTCTAAGCCAGGCAATGTCTGAGCATCTCGACCTGTGAGGCAGATCCTAACACTCTCCCCCTCTTACAAATGAAGAAGCTGCCCACGGCCACAGCCGATTGAAGATGAAACCAAGGTTGAAACCATGGGCAGTTTGACTCCAGACTCTTCAACGTGACACTTGGCTGCCTTTATATAGAACGACGCAGCCCGAGGTCTCACTAGAAATAAAGCCAAGATGCTGGAACCCCTGCCTTCAGGGCTCGTGCCCCCTGCAGGGACAGCACAGGTGGGGGGCAAGGGCAGAGGCTCACCTAGATAGTCGTTCCTCTTCTGCTTGATGTTCAAGATCTCATTGATATTGTCCACAGCCAGCTTGGGAGAACCCCCCATGTTGGACTTTCCTAGAACAGGGaaggaaaagaattgtccttcttgGTGGATATATCAGGATTCCCCACAGCTCTGGAGGAGTGGGGAGGCATTCATCCTGGGAACCTCAACACTTACACTTACCATAAGAGTTTCAAGATACGTTATTTACTGAAATTCTCTACattccaggcactgggctaggagGTTCatatactttatctcatttaattctcatgaaaTCTGAGGCAGTGTGggtatcctcattttatagacaagaaagCTGAGTTATGGAGGGGCTATGTAATTTGGCCAAAATCAAGAGAGAAATGACAGAGCCCAGGTCCACCGCACAGGCCGCCCTTCCATCCACGCACCTGACGTCTCTGCTCCGGAGCTATGCATCTCCATCTAGGTGACCTCCCAGGTAGCAACAATAACTAACACTTATAATCACAAAGCACTTTTACACAAACTACTTAAATTGCTCTCCATAAAAATTGTGtaaggaaaggagggaagctATCATTAGCATTGTTGTTGTGGTTGTCATTACCTTCAGCATCATCAACACTATTTCTACTTTATaaataagaaactgaggcccaaaatgACAGAGGGAGAACCAGAATGTAGGTCTTCTGACCCTGTATTGGTGCTCCGTCCATTGTGCCAGACTCAGTCACAGAGACGACGATACCCACCATCTGTCAGAAGAATGATGGCGTGTCGGATTTCCTGCCAGGCTACCGTGTTCATACCAAGGCGTTGCATTTGGTTATTCATCATGAGGTAGACACTATTTAGGGCCTCGTAGATGTTGGTCCCAGTTCCATTTTCATGGTCTGGAATATGCAAAGAGGAAAGACCCTCTTAGAAACTTCCCACCTAGGAGAAGGGAATCATTTTATTCCCCCAACCATTGGAAATGCATTTATCAACTAGTTTGACAAACTCAGACCTTTGATATCCAGATAGAGATTTGGCATCACTGCCTGTTCAAACATTAAAAGCCATTTCCCTTAGAAATGTCCATTGCATAACCGCAATCCAAGGCCACTCTAAAGTCCCAAGATTCAAAGATGAGGTTTCCAAAGAACTTGGGTTAGCCATCTGCTACCTACCACCCAGCTAGTTTTATAAGACatggggagggccggccctgtggcttagcggttaagagcgtgcgctgcgctgctggcggcccgggttcggatcccgggcgcgcaccgacgcaccgcttctccggccatgctgaggccgcatcccacatacagcaactagaagaatgtgcagctatgacatacaactatctactggggctttggggggaaaataaataaatacatctttaaaaaaaaaaaaaaaagacatggggaGACTACAGTGTTGAGCCACGAAAACCAGATCATGTGGTTCTGGCATCAGGAAGGAGCCGAAGACCTGCACGATGCATTTGGACACGGAGCACATTAGACTAAGCCAGGAGTTGGTGGGAGCTGGGACTTCCCCATGATGAAACTAGACTCGGAAGATGCCCCCACCTGAGGAGCCAGAGCCCCAGAGCCCTGAGACTTGAATACCACCAAGAGGCcttgctctctccctggcttgtcCAGAATCTGTCTGCAGGCACCGAGAGCTCATCTGCTCCCTCTCCCATCACCTTCATTTGATGACACCCATACCTTTATGGTGGATGTTTTCCAGACTGTTGATCACTTCTGTCACATCCCGGGAGTTGTGGTTCAGGACAGACATGACGATTCGGGGCTTTGATGCAAAGGTGATGATGGCGACACTAACATTGACCTCAAAGCTGAAGATCTGTGAAGGGCAAGTGAAAGGGAGCCTGAGGGGCCCCGAAACCGAAGAGAAGATGGTAAGAGAGCAAGCAAAGGGCGCTGGAGGAGGCGGAGAGCCTGGCCAAGACTGACAGAGGCAAAGTCCACGGGTAGACACTCACTAGGAAACTGCTGC includes the following:
- the C2 gene encoding complement C2: MDPLMALLCLLPLYPGLAAAAPFCPQNVNISGGTFTLSNGWAPGSVLTYSCPLGRYAYPTATRLCKSNGQWQTPSSTRLTKAICKPVRCPAPVSFENGVYTPRLGSYPVGGNLSFECEDGFTLRGSPVRQCRPNGMWDGETAVCDNGANYCPNPGISVGVVRTGSRFGLGDKVRYRCSSNLVLTGSSERECLDNGVWSGTEPICRQPYSYDFPEDVAPALGTSLSHLLGATNPTQKKNEIVGRKIQIQRSGHLNLYLLLDASQSVLEKDFAVFKDSATLMVDRIFSFEVNVSVAIITFASKPRIVMSVLNHNSRDVTEVINSLENIHHKDHENGTGTNIYEALNSVYLMMNNQMQRLGMNTVAWQEIRHAIILLTDGKSNMGGSPKLAVDNINEILNIKQKRNDYLDIYAIGVGNLDVDWRELNELGSKKDGERHAFILQDAEALSQVFEHMLDVSRLTDTICGVGNMSANASAQERTPWHVTIKPKSQETCRGALISDQWVLTAAHCFRQAEDRTLWRVNVGDPNSKWGKDFEIEKAVISSGFDVYAKKNQGIPEFYGDDIALLKLAKKVEMSTHARPICLPCTVGANLALRRPPGSSCQTHELELLNQQSIPAHFVALNGSRLNINLKTGTEWANCIKVVSQDKTTFPNLTDVGEVVTDQFLCSGTEKDDNPCKGESGGAVFLERRFRFFQVGLVSWGLYNPCGSTDKKARKRAPPGRVPPPRDFHINLFRLQPWLRQHLEGVLNFLPL